The following coding sequences are from one Streptomyces sp. NBC_00536 window:
- a CDS encoding thioesterase II family protein — translation MPYLVRHTSPAAPTLRLVCFPHAGGGASFFRGWSKHLAPSVELLAVQYPGRENRFTEPLVGELAPLAAGASAELLAEPALPTVLFGHSMGAMVAYETLLRLEASGATHFTRLCASGRALDAPPVGAGEDTDAELIAAVKALGGTNAQVWDNPELSEMLLPIIRNDYRLIDAYRRAPGIPKLRAEVLALSGDADPRITPDQATLWATATTGPFASQVFEGAHFYLTAHAPEVARRAVAAAL, via the coding sequence ATGCCCTACCTGGTCCGCCACACGTCCCCCGCCGCGCCCACCCTGCGCCTGGTGTGCTTCCCGCACGCGGGCGGCGGCGCGAGCTTCTTCCGCGGCTGGAGCAAGCACCTGGCCCCGTCGGTCGAACTGCTGGCGGTGCAGTACCCGGGCCGGGAGAACCGCTTCACGGAACCCCTGGTCGGGGAGCTGGCCCCGCTGGCCGCCGGCGCCAGTGCCGAACTCCTCGCCGAACCCGCGCTGCCCACCGTACTGTTCGGCCACAGCATGGGCGCGATGGTCGCCTACGAGACCCTCCTGCGCCTGGAGGCGTCGGGCGCCACGCACTTCACCCGGCTCTGCGCCTCGGGCCGCGCCCTGGACGCGCCCCCGGTCGGTGCGGGCGAGGACACGGACGCCGAGCTGATCGCGGCCGTCAAGGCCCTCGGCGGCACGAACGCACAGGTCTGGGACAACCCGGAACTGAGCGAGATGCTCCTCCCGATCATCCGCAACGACTACCGCCTGATCGACGCCTACCGCCGCGCCCCCGGCATCCCGAAGCTGCGCGCGGAGGTCCTCGCCCTCTCGGGCGACGCGGACCCCCGCATCACCCCGGACCAGGCCACCCTCTGGGCGACGGCCACCACGGGCCCCTTCGCCTCCCAGGTCTTCGAGGGCGCCCACTTCTACCTGACGGCCCACGCCCCCGAGGTGGCCCGCCGCGCCGTGGCGGCCGCGCTCTAG
- a CDS encoding MepB family protein, translating to MMTRRVDEGAAAAGPVAWTDESGVVHGDLLAAKALLYDPCGFVCSRPVPEEESTAYAAHSFAVDGLAVRFRVAKVTPTKVGQFVTVWKRAPGGGPIAPFDAADAVDLFVISARDEGGFGQFVFPVDALRRHGVVSVDGRGGKRAFRVYPPWVTTANRQAGAAQEWQSRHFLHLDGREGGSVDFARARELYRGR from the coding sequence ATGATGACGCGTCGTGTGGATGAGGGGGCCGCCGCTGCCGGGCCGGTGGCGTGGACGGACGAGAGCGGCGTCGTGCACGGGGATCTGCTCGCGGCGAAGGCGCTGCTCTACGATCCCTGCGGGTTCGTCTGTTCGCGGCCGGTGCCGGAGGAGGAGAGCACCGCCTACGCCGCCCACTCGTTCGCGGTCGACGGGCTGGCCGTGCGGTTCCGGGTGGCCAAGGTGACGCCGACCAAGGTGGGGCAGTTCGTCACCGTGTGGAAGCGGGCCCCGGGCGGCGGGCCCATCGCGCCGTTCGACGCCGCCGATGCCGTGGATCTGTTCGTGATCAGTGCTCGGGACGAGGGGGGTTTCGGGCAGTTCGTCTTTCCCGTTGACGCCCTGCGCCGGCACGGGGTGGTCTCCGTGGACGGGCGCGGCGGGAAGCGGGCCTTCCGGGTGTACCCGCCCTGGGTGACCACCGCCAACCGGCAGGCCGGTGCGGCGCAGGAGTGGCAGTCACGCCACTTCCTGCACCTGGACGGGCGTGAGGGCGGGTCCGTCGACTTCGCGCGGGCCCGGGAGCTGTACCGGGGGCGGTAG
- a CDS encoding NAD(P)/FAD-dependent oxidoreductase, with product MTKPESAEQDHGYDVVISGASLAGSAAAILLARRGVRVALLERRSDPDAYKVLCTHSITANAYPVLDELGLIPAVEKTGAPHNDARWHTRWGWIEPKAAPRGPELPHAYNIRRSTLDPMIRSLAARTPGVDLLLGHQVTGLVREAGRTVGVRASAPQGEREIRAGLVVGADGKDSAVAKYAGVPTQRHENTRFGYLAHFRNLPLDGGIGQTWFLEPDMAYAFPNDDGVTVLAVLPDKKHLPAFREDLEGSFLSFIRALPEAPPIDGAERISKIIGTVDYPLISREPTAPGVALIGDAALTSDPLWGVGCGWALQSAQWLAEAVAPAATGRGDLDRSLALYARTHRRRLRGHQFLAVDYAKARPFNPGERLMFSAAARDASMARHMHLFASRLIGPMRFLSPVALAKATAVNIRHRGTAASARPRTHSEP from the coding sequence ATGACCAAGCCCGAGAGCGCGGAACAGGACCACGGCTACGACGTCGTCATCAGCGGAGCCAGCCTCGCCGGCAGCGCCGCGGCGATCCTGCTCGCGCGGCGCGGTGTCCGCGTCGCGCTGCTGGAACGCCGCTCGGACCCGGACGCGTACAAGGTGCTGTGCACCCACTCCATCACGGCCAACGCCTACCCGGTACTGGACGAACTCGGGCTCATCCCGGCCGTGGAGAAGACGGGCGCACCGCACAACGACGCCCGCTGGCACACCCGTTGGGGATGGATCGAGCCGAAGGCGGCGCCGAGGGGGCCCGAGCTGCCGCACGCGTACAACATCCGGCGCAGCACGCTGGACCCGATGATCAGATCCCTCGCGGCGCGGACGCCCGGCGTCGATCTGCTCCTCGGTCACCAGGTGACCGGTCTGGTGCGGGAAGCCGGGCGCACCGTGGGGGTACGCGCCTCGGCGCCGCAGGGCGAGCGCGAGATCCGGGCGGGCCTGGTCGTCGGCGCCGACGGCAAGGACTCGGCCGTGGCGAAGTACGCCGGGGTTCCCACCCAGCGGCACGAGAACACGCGGTTCGGCTACCTCGCGCACTTCCGCAACCTTCCGCTGGACGGCGGGATCGGCCAGACGTGGTTCCTCGAACCCGACATGGCGTACGCGTTCCCCAACGACGACGGGGTGACCGTCCTCGCGGTGCTCCCGGACAAGAAACACCTGCCGGCCTTCCGGGAAGACCTGGAGGGCAGCTTCCTCTCGTTCATCCGCGCCCTGCCCGAGGCACCGCCGATCGACGGGGCCGAGCGCATATCCAAGATCATCGGGACGGTCGACTACCCGCTCATCAGCCGCGAACCGACCGCGCCCGGCGTCGCGCTGATCGGCGACGCCGCCCTGACCAGCGACCCCCTGTGGGGAGTCGGGTGCGGATGGGCCCTGCAGTCCGCGCAGTGGCTGGCGGAGGCGGTCGCCCCGGCCGCGACCGGCCGGGGCGACCTCGACCGCTCGCTCGCCCTCTACGCGCGCACGCACCGGCGCCGGCTGCGGGGCCACCAGTTCCTGGCCGTCGACTACGCCAAGGCCCGGCCGTTCAACCCCGGCGAGCGGCTGATGTTCTCGGCGGCGGCGCGCGACGCGTCGATGGCGCGGCACATGCACCTGTTCGCGTCCCGCCTGATCGGCCCGATGCGCTTCCTGAGCCCCGTGGCCCTGGCCAAGGCCACCGCCGTCAACATCAGACACCGCGGGACGGCCGCGTCGGCACGCCCCCGGACCCACTCGGAGCCGTGA
- a CDS encoding enoyl-CoA hydratase/isomerase family protein — protein sequence MTESAPAPAHAPASARARTAPKAVRTEQDGPVLHVRLNPWGQSDTLDTAVLDDLITLLDDLHERPDVRILTLSSLGTDFCLGADRGEYQEALAADPSGVGLRRIADKAHRLCQALENTHAVTIARLHGRVIGAGLALASFCDLRAGADTSRFRMPEVGIGLPPAWGGAMGRLVSEAGASRIRELMLTSEVFDADTAHRIGLLHRTAPLDQLDTVIDAWTRPLVRRAPEALVLTKRMLAGYARADRAADVSLLDSHLLAATLHQRTGG from the coding sequence ATGACCGAATCGGCCCCCGCACCGGCCCACGCTCCCGCCTCCGCGCGCGCCCGGACCGCTCCCAAGGCGGTGCGCACCGAGCAGGACGGCCCCGTGCTCCACGTCCGCCTCAACCCCTGGGGGCAGAGCGACACGTTGGACACCGCGGTCCTCGACGACCTCATCACCCTCCTGGACGACCTCCACGAGAGACCCGACGTCCGGATCCTGACGCTGTCGTCACTGGGTACGGACTTCTGCCTGGGCGCCGACCGCGGCGAGTACCAGGAGGCGCTGGCCGCCGATCCGTCCGGTGTGGGCCTGCGGCGCATCGCCGACAAGGCACACCGTCTGTGCCAGGCCCTGGAGAACACCCACGCGGTCACCATCGCCCGGCTGCACGGGCGGGTCATCGGCGCGGGTCTCGCGCTCGCCTCCTTCTGCGATCTGCGCGCCGGCGCCGACACCAGCCGCTTCCGCATGCCGGAGGTCGGCATAGGGCTCCCGCCCGCGTGGGGCGGGGCGATGGGGCGGCTGGTCTCCGAGGCCGGGGCCTCCAGGATCCGCGAACTCATGCTCACCAGTGAGGTCTTCGACGCGGACACGGCGCACCGGATCGGTCTGCTCCACCGGACCGCGCCGCTCGACCAGCTGGACACGGTGATCGATGCCTGGACCAGGCCCCTCGTCCGGCGCGCGCCCGAAGCCCTCGTCCTGACCAAACGGATGCTGGCCGGTTACGCACGGGCCGACAGGGCGGCGGACGTCTCCCTGCTCGACTCCCACCTCCTGGCGGCCACCCTGCACCAGCGCACGGGGGGCTGA
- a CDS encoding cytochrome P450, whose protein sequence is MGVATTPSYDRRASASLFSRLRTAGGQADPFPVYAELLARGEVVPAPWGGFAVTGFAACDQVLRSRQWLEPDREWRERQDAGTRWNAPSSREMSHTLAALNSPDHTKARRAAGTFDRGTVERIGRNVDRTADRLLDVFTERIRTGEADFSALVCEELPVATIGDWLGLPQADWPRLRELTHDQVFTQELLPSASQLALSDAATAELRTYFTDLVRERRSRPGDDPVSRWIRSWDAIEPDRDKADEAVYFLVLFVLLAALETTATLLSSMTLRLVESPDRWDMVADNPDLVAGFVEETLRYDPPTHVISRIASQDSVLGGIEIRRDDMVHLMVGAAHRDPARHKDPDRFDPERTPDHLAFSGGIHYCLGAPLARVEAQTLLRQLIRRLPRLTLVRPPSMAPRVAFRRILNLDVALA, encoded by the coding sequence ATGGGGGTTGCCACAACTCCGTCGTACGACCGCCGGGCGTCCGCCTCCCTCTTCTCCCGTCTCCGGACGGCCGGAGGGCAGGCCGACCCGTTCCCGGTCTACGCCGAACTCCTCGCACGGGGCGAGGTCGTGCCCGCCCCCTGGGGCGGCTTCGCCGTGACGGGCTTCGCCGCCTGCGACCAGGTGCTGCGCAGCCGTCAATGGCTGGAGCCCGACAGGGAATGGCGGGAGCGCCAGGACGCGGGGACGCGCTGGAACGCGCCCTCCTCGCGCGAGATGAGCCACACGCTCGCCGCGCTCAACTCCCCGGACCACACGAAGGCGCGGCGGGCGGCGGGCACCTTCGACCGCGGCACGGTGGAGCGCATCGGCCGCAATGTGGACCGGACCGCGGATCGGCTCCTCGATGTCTTCACGGAGCGAATACGCACCGGCGAGGCGGACTTCTCGGCGCTCGTCTGCGAGGAGCTGCCGGTGGCCACCATAGGCGACTGGCTCGGACTGCCACAGGCCGACTGGCCCAGGCTGCGCGAGTTGACGCACGATCAGGTCTTCACCCAGGAGCTGCTGCCCTCGGCCAGCCAGCTGGCCTTGTCCGACGCGGCCACGGCCGAACTCCGGACCTATTTCACGGACCTGGTGCGTGAGCGGCGCTCGCGCCCCGGCGATGACCCCGTCTCCCGGTGGATCCGGTCGTGGGACGCGATCGAGCCCGACCGGGACAAGGCCGACGAGGCGGTCTACTTCCTGGTCCTGTTCGTCCTGCTGGCCGCCCTGGAAACCACCGCGACCCTCCTGTCGTCGATGACGCTCCGGCTCGTCGAGAGCCCGGACCGCTGGGACATGGTCGCCGACAACCCGGACCTGGTCGCCGGGTTCGTGGAGGAGACCCTCCGCTACGACCCTCCCACACACGTGATCAGCCGGATCGCCTCGCAGGACTCCGTGCTGGGCGGCATCGAGATCCGCCGCGACGACATGGTCCACCTCATGGTCGGAGCGGCGCACCGGGACCCGGCCAGGCACAAGGACCCGGACCGGTTCGACCCCGAACGGACCCCCGACCACCTGGCGTTCAGCGGTGGCATCCACTACTGCCTGGGCGCGCCGCTGGCCCGCGTCGAGGCCCAGACCCTGCTCCGCCAGCTGATCCGGCGCCTGCCCCGCCTCACCCTCGTACGCCCCCCGTCGATGGCGCCGCGCGTGGCGTTCCGGCGCATCCTGAACCTGGACGTGGCCCTCGCATGA
- a CDS encoding cytochrome P450 yields the protein MQQPRDPQEIPPGCPAHGNLPMYGPSFGADPDSHYAQLRQFGPSAPVDIAPDVQAELVTSYDAALYVLQNPSSFVRDSRRWNALSEGRVPADSPALPMMGYRPNALFSDGAAHARLRRAVTDSLATVNEHQLIRQTQQSANYLISQFSTDVLGQAELMAEYAQPLPLLVFSELFGCPPEIGDRVIAGISGIFEGAPGADAVLGGALTELIALKRRRPTDDLTTRLMEHSAELSDEEVLHQLVTLLSGGTAPLAATIGTSSALYLSEDWQVGLPVEDAVSQTLWNYAPIANYAAHYPTHDVEIGGRVVRANDPVLISFAAANTDPKLTEHREHLSAKAHLAFGAGPHACPAKDPAFMIAVTAVETLLNQLLDVELRVPFKALTWAPTPWSRSLVTLPIRFTPRAAAQAAGAARSAGSAGSLAGQSPQQRTAASSPSGAGAPRTGAGGAQQSKGGLFSRFLAWTRGE from the coding sequence ATGCAACAGCCACGTGACCCGCAGGAGATACCCCCCGGCTGCCCCGCGCACGGGAACCTCCCGATGTACGGCCCCTCCTTCGGGGCCGACCCCGACAGCCACTACGCACAGCTGCGCCAGTTCGGTCCCAGTGCGCCCGTGGACATCGCCCCCGACGTCCAGGCCGAGTTGGTCACGAGCTACGACGCCGCCCTGTACGTCCTGCAGAACCCCTCCTCCTTCGTGCGCGACTCCCGCCGCTGGAACGCCCTGAGCGAAGGCCGCGTCCCGGCCGACAGCCCGGCCCTGCCCATGATGGGGTACCGCCCCAACGCGCTCTTCAGTGACGGCGCGGCACATGCCCGGCTGCGGCGGGCGGTCACCGACAGCCTCGCCACGGTCAACGAGCACCAGCTCATCCGGCAGACACAGCAGTCCGCCAACTACCTCATCAGCCAGTTCAGTACGGACGTCCTCGGCCAGGCGGAGCTGATGGCCGAGTACGCCCAGCCGCTGCCCCTGCTGGTCTTCAGCGAACTGTTCGGCTGCCCGCCCGAGATCGGCGACCGCGTGATCGCCGGGATCAGCGGCATCTTCGAGGGAGCACCCGGAGCCGACGCGGTGCTCGGCGGGGCGCTCACCGAGCTGATCGCCCTCAAGCGGCGGCGCCCGACGGACGACCTGACGACGCGTCTGATGGAGCACTCGGCCGAGCTGAGCGACGAGGAGGTGCTGCACCAGCTCGTCACCCTGCTCTCCGGTGGCACCGCGCCGCTGGCCGCGACCATCGGCACCAGCAGCGCCCTGTACCTCAGCGAGGACTGGCAGGTCGGCCTCCCGGTCGAGGACGCGGTCTCCCAGACCCTCTGGAACTACGCGCCGATCGCCAACTACGCGGCCCACTACCCGACCCACGACGTCGAGATCGGCGGCAGGGTGGTCCGGGCCAACGACCCGGTCCTCATCTCCTTCGCCGCGGCCAACACCGACCCGAAGCTGACCGAGCACCGCGAACACCTCAGTGCGAAGGCGCACTTGGCCTTCGGAGCGGGCCCGCACGCCTGCCCCGCCAAGGACCCGGCCTTCATGATCGCCGTCACCGCCGTCGAGACGCTGCTCAACCAGCTCCTCGACGTCGAGCTGCGCGTCCCGTTCAAGGCGCTCACCTGGGCGCCCACGCCGTGGAGCCGCTCGCTGGTCACCCTTCCGATCCGCTTCACCCCGAGGGCCGCCGCCCAGGCGGCCGGAGCCGCCCGGTCCGCGGGGTCCGCCGGATCGCTCGCGGGCCAGTCGCCCCAGCAGCGGACCGCCGCCTCCTCGCCCTCCGGCGCCGGAGCCCCGCGTACGGGCGCGGGCGGCGCGCAGCAGTCCAAGGGCGGCCTGTTCAGCCGCTTCCTGGCCTGGACCAGGGGCGAGTAG
- a CDS encoding GTP-binding protein yields MYLDPDVSHAVKILIVGHFGVGKTTCIGSLSEIEPLRTEEEITEASVGFDDLSGTPDKKTTTVAMDFGRLTLSDTLVLYLFGTPGQERFKEMWEELSRGALGALVLVDPERLHESFPVLDLVERFGLTYAIAVNHFEGTTHYPLDEVHEALNLTADTPVVECDVRDENSSARALITLVKHLMSQLG; encoded by the coding sequence GTGTACTTGGATCCAGATGTCTCCCACGCGGTGAAGATCCTCATAGTGGGGCATTTCGGGGTCGGCAAGACCACCTGCATCGGCAGTCTCTCCGAGATCGAGCCGCTGCGGACCGAGGAGGAGATCACCGAGGCCAGCGTGGGCTTCGATGACCTGTCGGGCACACCCGACAAGAAGACCACCACCGTCGCCATGGACTTCGGCCGGCTCACCCTGAGCGACACCCTGGTGCTCTACCTCTTCGGAACGCCCGGCCAGGAGCGCTTCAAGGAGATGTGGGAGGAGCTCTCCCGGGGCGCTCTGGGGGCGCTGGTCCTCGTCGACCCGGAGCGGCTGCACGAGTCCTTCCCCGTCCTCGACCTCGTCGAGCGTTTCGGCCTGACGTACGCCATCGCCGTGAACCACTTCGAGGGCACCACGCACTACCCGCTCGACGAGGTGCACGAGGCCCTGAACCTCACCGCCGACACCCCTGTCGTGGAGTGCGACGTACGGGACGAGAACTCCTCCGCGCGGGCCCTCATCACCCTCGTGAAACACCTCATGTCCCAACTCGGCTAG
- a CDS encoding DUF742 domain-containing protein has product MREGPEQDEELELTSPLVPLFVITNGRALPPDHEYEHTTLVTAAAAEGGRLAARTLSPEAEQVMDLVANGFLSVAEVAGHTHLPLGIVRILLAQLEEDSLILARSPIPRAERVDRELVSAVLEGLKNRFGA; this is encoded by the coding sequence ATGCGTGAGGGGCCCGAACAGGACGAAGAGCTGGAACTGACGTCGCCGTTAGTCCCCCTCTTCGTGATCACGAACGGACGAGCGCTGCCCCCCGACCACGAGTACGAGCACACGACGCTCGTGACGGCGGCCGCGGCGGAGGGCGGGCGGCTCGCGGCGCGCACGCTGTCCCCGGAGGCGGAGCAGGTCATGGACCTGGTCGCGAACGGCTTCCTGTCCGTGGCCGAGGTGGCCGGGCACACGCACCTGCCGCTGGGCATCGTCCGCATCCTGCTGGCGCAGCTGGAGGAGGACAGCCTCATCCTGGCGAGGTCACCGATACCGCGCGCCGAACGTGTCGACAGAGAGCTGGTCAGCGCCGTGCTCGAAGGCCTGAAGAATCGATTCGGAGCGTAG